A single genomic interval of Pristiophorus japonicus isolate sPriJap1 unplaced genomic scaffold, sPriJap1.hap1 HAP1_SCAFFOLD_165, whole genome shotgun sequence harbors:
- the LOC139243249 gene encoding probable G-protein coupled receptor 139 encodes MGYPLIYRIERIYYPMLAVFGVTVNMVAIVILSRGKCGLSKCITRYLVGMAAADLFVVVTDVILNRINIMYFPVNFLSITPVCSVLVVLCIASIDCSVWFTVAFTFDRFIAICCQKLRTKYCTQRTATVVLGAVCVASPIRCIPFYFIFQPKIIIDQVPWFCFSNESFYNSPFWSAYEWIDSIITPLVPICLIVSFNALTVRHIIAANRIRRGLRNNGQDQNDQKMENRKKSMILLFTLSGNFILLWMIYVVYSLNWLVENYNYIDKYLNTPLYRVQQVGFMLQLLSACTNTCIYGLTQTKFREELKSGMKYLFTLNGKLLK; translated from the exons ATGGGATATCCACTGATATATCGAATCGAACGAATCTACTACCCTATGCTTGCAGTCTTTGGTGTCACCG TTAACATGGTGGCGATTGTGATACTCTCCCGCGGAAAGtgtggtctctccaaatgcatcactcgctATCTGGTGGGAATGGCAGCGGCCGATCTATTTGTTGTTGTCACTGATGTAATTCTGAATCGCATTAATATTATGTATTTTCCTGTTAATTTCTTGTCCATCACTCCTGTATGCTCTGTGTTGGTTGTGTTGTGCATTGCATCCATTGATTGTTCGGTATGGTTTACGgttgctttcacctttgatcgctttatAGCCATTTGCTGTCAGAAGCTCAGAACGAAATATTGCACGCAGAGAACTGCGACTGTGGTTTTAGGAGCCGTGTGCGTGGCTAGCCCTATTAGATGTATCCCCTTTTACTTTATATTCCAGCCTAAAATTATAATTGACCAAGTTCCCTGGTTTTGTTTTTCGAATGAAAGCTTCTATAATTCGCCTTTTTGGAGCGCATATGAGTGGATTGATAGTATTATAACCCCTTTAGTACCGATCTGTTTAATTGTTTCGTTCAATGCACTAACGGTCAGACACATTATAGCGGCAAATAGAATCCGCAGGGGTCTCCGGAACAATGGTCAGGATCAGAATGACCAAAAGATGGAGAACCGGAAAAAATCCATGATATTGCTGTTTACTCTATCTGGTAATTTCATACTTTTGTGGATGATATATGTAGTTTATTCGCTAAATTGGTTAGTGGAAAACTATAATTATATCGACAAATACCTCAATACTCCGCTGTATCGGGTTCAGCAGgttggattcatgctgcagcttCTTTCTGCttgtacaaacacgtgtatctatggattaacccagactaaattcagagaggagttgaagagtgGGATGAAATATCTGTTTACTCTAAATGGAAAATTACTTAAATAA